One Vigna unguiculata cultivar IT97K-499-35 chromosome 7, ASM411807v1, whole genome shotgun sequence genomic region harbors:
- the LOC114191522 gene encoding histone-lysine N-methyltransferase EZA1-like isoform X5, with protein sequence MAEDQSVVGRRRIYYDQHGSEALICSDSEEELTEHEEEKHEFSEAEDRVMWMAFEEYGLNEEVLNIVSEFVGGTSSEIQERYKSIKEKNIGMLDQHSENPGDYECIGISPEKSLSAALDSFDNLFCRRCLQIFDCRLHGCSQPLVYPSEKQTVWCDPEGDKKPCSDQCYLQKLNEVKGVSTDATSGSDQNKRTTTMEEADGILAPSTIEEPGNQSTAPFGTEVDCHGSLNLNVPISLSVEKRKVTNLSDTALCDSTTPPDGSQNSNKKLKTISNDVITVNSDSSNNLLGACDESKHTITCVILDKSDKHNSNKLIDPSRTCDTDEQDKSIGDGPKDPTSKIEFKLPSSMEGKVDAMPGLSDWKPLEKELYLKGVEMFGRNSCLIARNLLSGLKTCMEIATYMHAGGVSMSHGSIIAPSSIMDDKGKFDAEYTDQEMPSRSRLLRKRGKTRKFKYSWKSTGHPSIWKRIADGKNQSCKQYTPCGCQSMCGKECTCVNGGTCCEKYCGCSKSCKNRFRGCHCAKSQCRSRQCPCFAAGRECDPDVCRNCWVSCGDGSLGEPPRRGEGQCGNMRLLLRQQQRILLAKSDVAGWGAFLKNPVNKNDYLGEYTGELISHREADKRGKIYDRANSSFLFDLNDQYVLDAYRKGDKLKFANHSSNPNCYAKVMLVAGDHRVGIFAKEHIDASEELFYDYRYGPDQAPPWARKPEGSKSDESTVCQGRAKKHQSH encoded by the exons ATGGCGGAAGATCAGTCAGTTGttggaagaagaagaatctACTATGATCAACATGGAAGTGAAGCACTGATATGTAGTGACAGTGAGGAAGAGTTAACAGAACATGAGGAAGAAAAACATGAATTTTCCGAGGCTGAAGACCGTGTAATGTG GATGGCATTTGAGGAATATGGGTTAAATGAGGAGGTACTGAATATTGTTAGCGAATTTGTTGGGGGCACCAGTTCAGAAATTCAG GAGAGGTACAAAAGTATAAAGGAAAAGAACATTGGTATGTTGGATCAGCATTCGGAAAACCCAGGAGATTATGAATGTATTGGCATCTCTCCAGAGAAAAGCCTGAGTGCTGCATTAGATTCTTTTGATAATCTTTTTTGTCGCCGGTGCCTA CAGATTTTTGATTGTCGTCTGCATGGCTGTTCTCAACCTTTAGTATATCCT AGTGAAAAGCAGACAGTATGGTGTGATCCTGAAGGTGACAAGAAACCATGCAGTGATCAGTGTTACCTTCAG AAGTTAAATGAAGTCAAAGGTGTGTCAACAGATGCAACTTCTGGGTCTGATCAAAATAAGAGAACTACAACTATGGAAGAGGCAGATGGGATATTGGCACCCTCCACTATAGAGGAACCTGGTAATCAGAGTACAGCACCTTTTGGAACAGAAGTTGATTGTCATGGATCTCTCAATTTAAATGTTCCTATCTCATTAAGTGTGGAAAAACGGAAAGTCACAAATCTGTCAGACACAGCACTTTGTGACTCAACAACCCCTCCTGATGGTTCtcaaaattctaataaaaaactGAAGACTATCTCAAATGATGTAATTACTGTAAATAGTGATTCTAGCAATAACCTCTTGGGTGCATGTGATGAAAGTAAACATACTATTACTTGTGTAATTTTGGACAAATCTGATAAACATAATTCGAATAAATTAATAGACCCTTCTAGGACTTGCGATACGGATGAGCAGGACAAAAGTATTGGGGATGGACCCAAAGATCCTACAAGTAAGATAGAATTTAAGTTGCCCAGCTCAATGGAAGGGAAAGTTGATGCGATGCCAGGCCTCTCAGATTGGAAACCTCTAGAGAAAGAATTATACTTGAAGGGAGTAGAGATGTTTGGAAGAAATAG CTGCCTCATAGCAAGGAACTTACTTTCTGGATTAAAGACTTGCATGGAAATAGCTACTTACATGCATGCTGGAGGAGTGTCAATGTCCCACGGGTCTATCATTGCACCTAGTTCAATCATGGATGACAAGGGAAAATTTGATGCAGAGTACACG GACCAGGAGATGCCATCTAGGTCACGATTGCTGAGGAAAAGGGGCAAAACAAGGAAGTTTAAATATTCTTGGAAGTCTACTGGCCACCCATCAATATGGAAAAGAATTGCTGATGGGAAAAACCAATCTTGCAAGCAGTATACGCCATGTGGATGTCAGTCAATGTGTGGAAAGGAATGTACTTGCGTTAATGGTGGAACATGCTGTGAAAAGTATTGCGG TTGTTCAAAAAGCTGCAAAAATCGATTCAGAGGATGCCATTGTGCCAAGAGTCAGTGCAGAAGTCGACAATGTCCTTGTTTTGCTGCAGGACGGGAATGTGACCCAGATGTTTGTCGGAATTGCTGGGTTAG TTGTGGTGATGGTTCATTAGGGGAGCCACCCCGGCGTGGAGAAGGTCAATGTGGAAATATGAGGCTTCTTTTAAGGCAACAACAGAGA ATTCTCTTGGCAAAGTCTGATGTTGCAGGATGGGGAGCTTTCTTGAAG AACCCtgttaacaaaaatgattatCTAGGAGAGTACACAGGAGAACTGATCTCCCACCGAGAAGCCGATAAGCGTGGGAAAATATATGACCGCGCCAACTCTTCTTTCCTTTTTGACTTGAATGATCAA TACGTTCTTGATGCTTATCGCAAAGGAGACAAGTTAAAATTTGCAAACCACTCGTCAAACCCCAACTGCTACGCAAAG GTGATGCTGGTTGCTGGAGATCACCGAGTAGGCATATTTGCCAAGGAACACATAGATGCTAGCGAGGAGCTCTTCTATGATTATCGCTATGGTCCAGATCAAGCACCGCCATGGGCACGTAAACCTGAGGGTTCCAAGAGCGACGAATCAACAGTTTGTCAAGGCAGAGCAAAGAAACACCAGTCTCATTGA